A DNA window from Porites lutea chromosome 6, jaPorLute2.1, whole genome shotgun sequence contains the following coding sequences:
- the LOC140942008 gene encoding trace amine-associated receptor 7e-like — MNEENATFCDTWSGLTIDDTVSYINSILLATANAPCAIFAFFSNLAVIVTVTKNPSLQRPSNILLCSLAFTDFLTALTAQPMFIVWRLVLPNSKEPCSNQLLIFYLYYISYVFTAGLSFLNVTIMSFDRQYAVSKPLVYMAEASKEGAIKKVTFAGVVWLMFTALNILVLPPFIRGLTISIWGLLFFVAPPINYVRTWLAIVHHNRQVADNVVSSQQLKAVLQREKKVFRDMLIVTMVLFASLVPGILGSSIMEHLGYYRELALFLPWARTMSLAPSTINPLVYSVRNEYLRNAFKSMVNI; from the exons ATGAACGAAGAAAATGCCACTTTTTGTGACACCTGGAGTGGACTGACAATCGACGACACGGTTTCCTACATCAACAGCATTCTCCTTGCTACTGCCAACGCTCCTTGTGCCATTTTTGCGTTCTTTAGTAACCTTGCTGTTATTGTTACTGTCACCAAGAACCCCTCCTTACAGAGACCCAGCAACATCTTACTGTGTAGCCTGGCCTTCACGGATTTTCTTACAGCTCTCACTGCTCAGCCAATGTTTATCGTGTGGCGACTTGTCCTTCCAAATTCTAAAGAGCCGTGTTCAAACCAGCTATTGATATTTTACTTATATTATATTTCCTATGTGTTTACAGCTGGTTTGTCTTTCTTGAACGTCACAATTATGAGTTTTGATCGCCAGTATGCTGTGTCCAAGCCCCTCGTGTATATGGCAGAAGCGTCAAAAGAAG GTGCTATAAAGAAAGTCACCTTCGCAGGAGTGGTCTGGCTCATGTTCACGGCCTTGAATATTTTGGTTTTGCCACCTTTTATCAGAGGTCTTACCATCAGCATCTGGGGTTTGCTGTTTTTTGTTGCCCCGCCCATCAATTACGTCAGAACATGGCTCGCAATTGTCCATCACAATAGACAGGTGGCTGACAACGTTGTCTCCTCGCAACAATTAAAAGCTGTGCTTCAACGAGAGAAGAAGGTTTTTCGTGATATGCTCATTGTCACCATGGTACTGTTCGCTTCACTGGTACCAGGTATACTTGGTTCCAGTATTATGGAACACTTGGGATATTATCGGGAGCTTGCACTTTTCCTCCCATGGGCGCGGACAATGTCACTTGCTCCGTCAACTATTAATCCTCTTGTTTACTCTGTTCGAAATGAATATCTGCGAAATGCATTCAAGTCTATGGTGAACATTTAG
- the LOC140942009 gene encoding ERI1 exoribonuclease 2-like: MSRNDTSLQPLSSNAVSAKELARCLGLVKKRPSSSTSRSKGQEKEKKPSQYFTYLIVLDFESTCWKDKKMNYGPEIIEFPAVLLNTSTGEMESEFHMFVQPSEHARLSEFCTELTGITQSQVDEGVPVGTCLMLFGRWLQEMREKKGFKFPCDQILNKDENKPTENLTKWCTFVTWSDWDLGTCLKNECFRKQLRVPHPLRSWIDLRATYKNFYSRKPQGLAGALQDLGIQFAGREHSGLDDARNTACLAWRMVSDGCIMQITKSTDGAVEKLWNIVAMKPGLSQNNLKANGTGAFHTSNQSDLMSEDMQVLHNKHNARPSKNCTDETSVNKSLNFGDFQAQNQCRNGTRQKVTVKSEMKKPRSVQIPGNRSTNYHVKPSKTCTEETSVNESLSFGKAQEGCHNVHVHGTQKSITVKRELTGARADQFPENKMTNLREKSLVWGAVKSENNSEANGQNKRRASVSSVSEGISVGNCDDACATLKKTSKSLITPATCLSSLNKRARGCCNGLFRSELESCSTQGFLVKRGLAKQTLSYHLHTPLGSHNQRVFPGTGQRDYTSCNQPCKASNIEPQNVNTPLFRLPANHSLIEERHLVEGLKNNKSITVASNNIGMTAINKPKAKATTVATTLSSICLNKPCTTPIRKFPSFNPPHNGNMNSPVFAPVACFSGGGITPPLCHCGRRTRRRAVINPGPNQGRAFFTCSFSHGRTTSGANADKKKSKSGCKFFRWEVCL, translated from the exons ATGTCTCGAAACGATACATCACTACAGCCATTATCTTCAAACGCAGTATCTGCGAAAGAATTAGCGAG ATGTTTAGGTCTTGTAAAGAAGAGGCCCTCATCCTCCACGAGCCGATCGAAGGGccaagaaaaggagaaaaaaccaA GCCAATATTTTACATACTTGATTGTTCTTGACTTTGAATCAACATGCTGGAAAGACAAGAAAATGAACTATGGTCCTGAGATCA TTGAATTTCCTGCTGTGCTTCTAAATACTTCCACTGGTGAGATGGAATCAGAATTTCACATGTTTGTACAACCAAGTGAGCATGCAAGACTAAGTGAGTTCTGTACAGAGCTAACAGGTATCACTCAG AGTCAAGTGGATGAAGGAGTTCCAGTTGGGACATGTCTCATGCTGTTTGGACGCTGGTTACAGGAGATGAGAGAGAAAAAAGGCTTCAAATTTCCCTGTGATCAGATTTTaaacaaagatgaaaataaGCCCACAGAGAATTTAACAAAATGGTGCACATTTGTGACATGGTCAG ATTGGGACTTGGGAACGTGTCTCAAGAATGAATGCTTCAGAAAGCAGTTAAGAGTGCCACATCCCCTAAGAAGCTGGATTGACCTGCGAGCTACATACAAG AACTTTTACAGTCGTAAGCCTCAAGGACTAGCAGGGGCTCTTCAAGACCTTGGGATTCAATTTGCTGGTAGAGAACATTCAG gTCTGGATGATGCTCGAAACACAGCTTGCTTAGCATGGAGGATGGTGTCTGATGGATGCATCATGCAGATAACAAAAAGCACCGATGGG gcAGTGGAAAAACTTTGGAACATTGTGGCTATGAAACCTGGTCTTTCCCAAAATAATTTGAAAGCAAACGGTACTGGGGCATTCCATACCAGTAACCAGAGTGATTTGATGTCTGAAGATATGCAAGTTCTTCATAACAAACATAACGCTAGACCGTCTAAAAACTGTACCGATGAAACAAGTGTAAACAAAAGTTTAAACTTTGGTGATTTTCAAGCACAGAATCAATGCAGAAATGGCACAAGACAGAAGGTCACTGTGAAAAGCGAGATGAAAAAGCCCAGATCTGTCCAGATTCCTGGAAATAGATCGACAAATTATCACGTTAAACCATCTAAAACTTGTACTGAAGAAACAAGTGTAAACGAAAGCTTAAGCTTTGGTAAGGCTCAAGAAGGGTGtcacaatgtacatgtacatggcACACAAAAGAGCATCACTGTAAAAAGAGAACTGACCGGAGCCAGAGCTGACCAGTTTcctgaaaataaaatgacaaatCTAAGGGAAAAAAGCCTTGTTTGGGGAGCTGTGAAGAGTGAGAACAACAGTGAAGCAAATGGCCAAAATAAAAGGAGAGCATCGGTAAGTTCTGTTAGTGAAGGCATTTCTGTTGGGAATTGCGATGACGCCTGTGCCACACTCAAAAAGACCTCCAAGTCTCTTATAACTCCTGCAACGTGCTTATCAAGTCTGAACAAAAGAGCAAGAGGATGCTGTAATGGTTTGTTTAGGAGTGAATTGGAGAGCTGCTCAACACAAGGGTTTCTTGTGAAAAGAGGTCTTGCTAAACAGACACTGAGCTACCATCTGCATACACCTTTGGGAAGCCATAATCAGCGAGTATTTCCTGGAACGGGACAAAGGGATTACACTTCCTGCAACCAACCATGCAAAGCATCAAATATTGAACCTCAGAATGTAAACACGCCCCTGTTCAGGTTACCAGCAAACCATAGCTTAATCGAAGAGAGACATTTGGTGGAAGGACTGAAAAACAATAAATCTATAACAGTAGCTTCGAATAACATTGGAATGACTGCTATAAACAAACCAAAGGCAAAAGCAACGACTGTTGCAACCACTCTCAGTTCAATATGCTTGAACAAACCATGTACTACTCCAATACGAAAATTTCCTTCTTTCAACCCACCCCATAATGGGAACATGAACTCCCCCGTTTTTGCCCCTGTGGCTTGCTTCAGTGGAGGTGGTATTACCCCACCACTGTGTCACTGTGGGCGTCGTACTCGGCGCAGAGCGGTCATCAATCCGGGCCCTAATCAGGGAAGAGCTTTCTTTACATGCTCTTTTAGTCACGGGAGAACAACTTCTGGTGCAAACGCTGATAAAAAGAAGTCTAAAAGTGGTTGTAAATTTTTTCGTTGGGAGGTTTGTTTATAA